CCCTTATCTTCTGCACCCACTTAGCCCCCATGCACTGTCACTGGGGCACTCTGCACTCTGGGCCAGGGAGGACGGAGTCCCTGTTGGGTCCTAAGAAGCAACATTGCCTTCCCCTCATGCTTGCCACTGGGTCTCCCAAGCACCTGGAATCCATGGAGGAGCTCAGCCTGGGAGGCTGCTGGATAAGGCCCAGCTCACTCAGAGCCCTGTGCTTGGCCTGTCCAGTACAATGCGAGGGGAGGATTCATTGCCTGACATTCatgccctcagccccactccaggaGAGCTGAGCTCATTTTGTGGCTGCTTCCTGCCCATGCTGCAACCTTGTATGGTAAGGATAGCAGAGCCAGGCATGCCCCAATGACAGGAGTGTCCTGAGCCTACGTTGTTGTGGGCAAGAGAGGGGGTGATCTGCTCCCAGAACAAACCACTTATTAGGTGACATctcagggctggggagcagcCTGTCGCAGGTACACACACCAATTCCCCTTGGGGCCCACAGCTCCATCCCTCTACTTTACACCATCTGCTGGGCAAAGAGAGTTCTGCAGACTCCTCAGCCTAAGCTTTGAGGCAGCTGCAGTAGGCTCTTTGCTCTCTGCTGGTAGGACACCCTTGCGTGTAACGGTTTCCTCCTCACTCTCTCACAGCCACCATGAACCTCCACTGAAAGGGAACGAGGCTGGAACTCAGTGTTTGCCGACAGTGTTAATGCTCCACTCAATTGCCATGTTTGTCCCTTccacaggtgctgggggagggtttAGCCTTCACTTGCCTTTTAAGCTGAGCACGTCCTGTCCCACCACAGCTGGAAGCAGCAGTGCTCTGAACACTGTACCATCACTGGACCCAAATTCCCAGTGTACCCCACAGGAGGCAGCACTTTATGAGCAGTAAGGAAGAAGTGCTCCCCAGGCCAGCTGCTGGACTGGCAGCAAAGGGTCCTGGCTGGTTTCATTCTCTTGGGAAGTGTGATTGCACTTGTGTGTTAACTCCGCTCTAAGCATAGTTAAAGTCACAGTACAAGGTTTTCTTTGTATGCTGATAATAGACCAATCCTTCCTCTTTACATCTACCCCTCTTACTTTCCCAAGGTTCATGGCTAAAATTTTCAACAGTGCTGAAGTCACTTCAAAGCCTAAATCCCACTGCTGTCACTGGACCTCATGTCAGCAGTGAGTTGGGCCATGTCATCTGTGGTAAATGGCTCCCTGGGCACCAGCAGCATGTGAGCCTCTCCTACAAAGGCTTGTTCTGCTGCCGTTTGTGCCTCTATCCTGGTCCATGCATTAGCTTGCtgctggctgagcctgcccctctGCGCAGGGCTAGGGTAGCTCTCTGAGCCTTGCCACTCATGCAGGGAACTAGCTGAACCATTCCCATGGCCACCAAGGGGTGTTAGCCTGCTGTAGCTGAGCCCAGCCTTGGTGAAGGTGTCTGTGCTGTGGCTGTTCCCCTGCTGGACAGCCCTTCTCAGTGCCCTCGAGGGTCACATACCCAGCATAGACTCTGTGGTTCCTTCCAAGCCTTTCCTCATTCAGGCACTGCCTCGGCTGAATACAGTGCTGCAATAGGCATTCATTTCACTCCTTACTGGGGTAGCTTTGAGGTCATCAGATGCTAGTCTTGTACTCACAAGTCCCTGCCTTGTCCTCTAGCCCTCACAGCCTCCCTCCCTATGATGCTGTGcagcaaaaagtcattttgacctTGATCCAATGAAACTCCTAAGTATGTGCATAACTTTCAGCCCAAGTACAGTCCCACTAACTTTAGAATGAAAGCTGCACACATGCATAGAtaatttgctggatcagggccttgggCAAACCCAGCCAgcatagtctgcagtgatctcTGGCCTCGCCATTCCTCAAGCCACATCTTAATGCCCTCATGTCTCCTGCTCCTTTCAGTCTGCACAGAACCTGGGCAGGAGGCCTCATGTTCTAATTAGGCAGAGTTCACACAGCTCCTCTGtatgctcccattgaagccagagGGGGTGTTGCCACACATGTCACTGAGAGCAGGAATGGGGCCATGCTAACTTAGATGCAGTCATCCAAGCACTGGGCAGTGCCCTTCCTTAGTCTACCTGCAAACAGGAATTCCCCATTTGGACAGCCATAAAACTCAAGCCTCACAATCAGCACGGGGGCAGCCCACCACTGAAATCCAGGTCAAATGCGCCCACTGTCCTTTCCCTCTGACGGCCTTGTCACCAGAGCCAAGGGCGAATGCAGTGAGCCTCATTGTTAACTCTGAATGGTGCCAGCTCCCATCAGAGCCTGTCCACACACCTGGcatcagcagcctttcagcagcgGACTAGGAGCACTGGAGTGTCCAGTACCACTTCTGCTCTCCACAGGAGGGTCCTGTGGAAGCCAGACACAGTGGATCGAGAGCTGTCTCCTTAACTCCAGGGTCCTGGGGCCCAGAGAGATGAGCAGATAAGAACTTGTCTTCATTTATCCTGGCCAGTAGTTTGGACTGTTCATTCACTACTTTAAGTCATATTATTTGGATCCCTGTTCTCGAACAGAAACAATCTCACTACCATTTCACTGGTTGTAAATAATGAATGTAAATGTCAGTAACTAGGTTGTGGGTTGTCTTCTTAATAAATCTGAGATTAACTCTGAGCGAGAAATCCTCATTGAAACCTAATGGGGACATATCCCCTAAACCTGAGTGCAATAGGAGCTGATTGTATTATTAAACTAATATTAATGATTTCAGGAAACATGACATTTTACTCAAATTGCACACTTTTGAGAACAGCTGTAAAATAgagtaaatatttgtaaatattgtCAGCACTGGGGAAATGTTGTTTGTAATTGTAGCATATGAATATGGTGGGGTTTCCGTGGACTTGATAATGCTGAAAATGTGAATCAGACATTCAGAGAATTCCAAAGTTGTAACTGTATTTGCTGCCTGTGGGAGTATGTACTGGTTGTTCTCGTCTCCCAAGAAACACTTGAAGAAAAATCCAACCCTTTATATGCAGACCACACCTCCCAGCtagagaggaggttttggaaaaaCTGGTATTTACCAAGGGGGTTTTCACACTGCCATGGATAGCCTCAGACCAGGCCTGCTTCAGGCACCTcttggcaggaccggcgctaggggtttgagtgccctaggcggacagcgatttcgccgccctgcgcgctggtcccgcggctccgctggagctgctgcagtggtgcctgcggagagtccggtgctccgtggctccgctggagctgccgcagtggtgcctgcggagggtccggtgctccgtggctccggtggagctgctgcagtcgtgcctgtgagaggtccaccggagccgcgtgagcccccaccgtccgcaggcacgactgcggcagctccagcggagctgcctgccgccccctctggcaaaacggcacccaccatttattctggcgccctaggcgattgcctaggctgcctaaatggtagtgctggCCCTGCCTCTTGGACTAGGTGGTTCAAGAGTAGCTCCCTTCAGCTTCCCTAATGTCTGGAAATGAAACTGCAGCCATCCTTGGGGAGGCGTTGAGCAAGGTATGGCCCCTCCAGTGGCTCTGGAAATTCAAGAGTCTGAATACCTGATGTTCTTTGCTGTCTCTGTCCATCAGTGGTGGGAATTGTCAGATACCAGCTCATTAGACATGACGGGCAACAGGAGGGCTGTGATGCTGAAGATGCTCAGAAAAGCAAGGAAAACACAAGGAATAGGCTGCAGGTGGCTCCCGTGGGTGTTTGGGGGGAAGGATTTACACAGAGTGAAGAAATAGTTACACTAGTGTGCACCTTTAATAGAATTAGCCACAATCATCCCACCCATGTGCATAAAGACCATTTACTGCACAAGAGGTGAAGAGTGATGTAGCCGCTTTGTAGGGCATACAGCACAAGGGATCATCTAACTCTTCCTTGATTATTTCAGTGTGCATTGGGGAGGCACCTTTGTCTTGCTGCCATTCAGCAGCTGagcactccagacagtgtgggaTGTATTTTTAAGAGACTAAATACATTTTTTGTATTTGTAGATGTTCGATTGTGGAACTGGGTCCAGTCATGATGTTACAGGCAGATAGTAAACCAggtctctttttcttttcacatATTACTGCTAAGTTATGTGAGTCCAATTCAAGTTAATTCTTTTCTGAGGTTCTGCTATTCACAGTTCCTCTCTACTCCAGACAAGAGAGCTACCAAGAGAACTACCAGCACTGTCCTGACTCTCACAAAACTCATGTAAGCATGTTCAGTAGGGGAAAGCCTGTTCCTTCCTCTCCACACTGCTTAAAGATGGTGCTCACCTCCTACCAGTTATATAGCGCTCCTAGTCTGCATGCCAAGTTTAAACACAGTTGATCTGCATGTATCTCCTGACTAATGCTGTCAGCTCTACAGTATGTAATCAATAAAATTATCCCTTTGTACGTGTTATTGGGATATGTGTGATTTGGGGCTGTTGTTTGTGACTTGGTAGGTTTTTGGCTTCTCCGTCTATGGAGTTGACATCCATGCTCCCTCTGCAGAAGATGAGCAGAGGCTTTGTGAattccagtggggcctgattcggggATGTAAGTGCCTAAATTGGCAGTTAGACACCTAAGTCCCTGTGTGAATCTAGctccaagtgagtttaggcacctacagggttcagCAGGCATTTTGTGAATCGCAGTGGAGCCTGTAACTGGGACTTAGGCGCCTAAGTCTTGTGTTTAGACCCTTAAATACATTTACGAATCTAAGCCTAAAAGCCTTTAACGTGTCAAGCTCAGAGGAGTTTGGAACAGCAAAACCATATCACCTATGTAAAGAAGGACAGACACAAATCAGTCCAGTAGTTTGAGAGGGAAATACTGTACCCCTTCTAAACCCATCACAACTTCATTAATgtggaaaaaaagaggaaagaggCCAATAAGCAACCCTGATGGCCTCCCTTTGTGATGGAAAATAGAGACAGATAGGCTCACCTTGCCCACCTAGCCTAACCTGGGTCAGTTTGGCTAGGAAGGGCTCTCAGATGCTATATTAGCTTTGGCTCTATGCTAGCCCTCACAAGGTTCTCCCAGAGATGATGTCGCTAATTCTCAGGACCATTTCTgtcattttttttataaagaggAACAATAATACTGGTGGACCAAGTTGGTGGAAAATTGCTGTATTAGTTAGATAAAGGTGGTTTGCCTGGCCTGCCAGGCGTTCTTCCCCACCTGAGGGGCAAGGTGGTGCAGGTCTTCACAGACAATACTGCCACAATGTATTACATCAGTGGTCAGGGACAGGGTGGAGCCAGGTCATCAGCCCTTTGCCGAGAACCTCTCAACTTTTGGGACTTCTATGTGCAGCATGCCATTCATCTGGTGGCCATGCACCTGCCTGGGACCAGAAATGTGCTAGCAGATTGCCTCAGCAGGACCTTTTTGTCTCACCACAACTGGCTAGTACGAACTTCCGAAAGTGGGGCCCTCCCCGGGTGGACTTGTTTGTGTCCCGTCAGAACAGAAAATGCCATGTGCCCTGTTCACTCCAGGAGATGGACAGGGGCTCCCTGTCAGATGCTTTCTTGCTCCCATGGTCAGGTGCTCTGATGTACGCCTTCCCTCCGGTGCTGTTGATTCATAGAGTCCTTGTGAAGAGCAAACAGTACAGGGTGAAAGTTATCCTGGTAGCCCCCAAGTAGCCTCACCAGCAGTGGTTTGGCATGCTTTTGGACTTTTCAGTAGCCACCCCACTGCGGCTCCCCTTCTGGCCCGACCTGCTGTCACAGGGCCACACcagtctcctgcacccaaacctagAGGTGCTGTACTTGTCAGCATGGCTATTGCATGGCTGAATGCGGAAGAGCAGGAATGCTCCACCTGGGTGCAACAGGTCATCTaggtagcagaaagccctccactagagcaacttacctggccaagtggaaaaggttcaTTGCTGGGCTTTGGAACGATACATCTGAGCTGAGCAGGCCTTGCTGCGGGTTATCCTGGATTATCTTCAACACCTCAAATTTAAGGATTTATCCCTGTCATCGGTCAGGGTCCACCTGGTCATTATTTCGGCTTTCCACCTTCCATTCCAAAGCAAGTTGGTCTTCGCTCATGACTGTTCTTGATAGATCTGGACATCTTTGCCCTCACATCCGGGACCCTGTCCCTGCCTGTCATTTAAATCTTGTCCTGTTGAGGCTCATGGGGCCTCCCTTCAAATCTCTGTCTTCCtgctctctttcttttctctcctgGAAGGTTTTGTTCCTGGTGGTGGCTACTTCCACCCACAGGCTGTCTGAGATCAGGGCACTTACTTCAGAACCACCCTATATGGTGTTTCTACAAAGATAAGGCCCAGTTGTGCTGCCCAAGGTAATTTCCCAATTTCATACTGGGCAGGACATGTACTTACCAGTCTTCTTTCTGAAGCTCCATAAATCCAAAGAGGAGAGCAAGTAACATACCCTGGATGTCAGGAGGGCGCTGACCTTCTATATTAACAGTACAAGGCCATTTCTCAAGACAACACAGCTGTTCGTTGTGGTGGCAGACAGGATAAGTGCTTCACTTAGAATaaaagaatctcatgcactgttacaggctggggaccaactggctaagtggcagttctgcagaaaaggatctggggattacagtggatgagaagctggatatgagccaacagtgtgcccttgttgccaagaaggctaatggcatattgggctgcattagtgggagcactgccagcagattgacggaagtgattattcccctctattcgggcACATCTGGaacattgcatccagttttgggcctcccactacagaaaggatgtggacaaattggagaggaggGGTACAAAGAATATGGAGCTAGGCTGtgctcagtggtagcagatgacagaacaaggagcaatggtctaaagttgcagtggttggatattaggaaaaacaatttctttaggagggtagtgaaacactggaatgggttacctagggaggtggtggaatctccatccttagaggtttttaaggcccagcttgacaaagccctggctgggatgattttagttggtgttggtcctgctttgagcagggggttggactagatgacctcctgaggtctcttccagccctaatcttctgtgataaAAGGACACCAAGTGCCTGCTCAAAGGATTTCATCCTGACTCACAGCCTGCACCTGATACTGCTATGAGCTGGCAAATGTGCCTCCATCAGCGATAGTCAAAGTGAACTTCACTCGAGCGCAAGCATCATCATCAGTCTTCTTGACTAAGGTGACAGCCCAAAAGATCTGTAAAGCTGCTAACTAGTTGTCTGTCCACACATTTACGTCCCATTATGTGCTTACCCAGCAGGCCCGGGACAATGCTGGCTTTGGCAGGGCAGTGCTGCAAGCTGCAAGACTCCATTggcactgcttgtgagtcacctagaatggaattgataggagtaagcacttgaagaaaaaaaaacagttacctaccttttcataactgttgttctttgagatgtgttgctcatgtccattccattacctgccctcctgcccctctgttggagttgccaGCAAGAAGCAACTGAGAGAGCTTAGGGTCAGCGGCACCTGATACACTGACACATAAGCGTGGCAATCAATGGGGTGCCACTGCCGAGCCtacggatactgctaaggcaaaaatctctgacgaCTGCACACATGGACGTGTACACACCTAGAATGCAATGAACATAAGCAATAcacctcaaagaacaacagttacaaaaaggtaggtaaccattttttccttctctaccacaaatTGATCAATCCACAGCAGATAGGgatcacacatctcaaagaacctccatttACAgataagtaacctcctcttcttctttgagtgatggtccctactCTGTACAAACAGAGAGCCCAAGACGTCTATATATGATATAAGGCCTGAGACCTGAACTAAagtagttggggttggtcctgctttgagcagggggttggaccaaatcagtggtccccaaccttttcgtctggcgggcaccagacgaaggacagtggcggcggtggagcatctgccgaaatgtcgccaaatttctgcggcgtttcggtggcgacgcctctcaatgatgtcACTTGTAGGCAGAAAGtggtgtcatcgagaggtgtcgccgccAAATTTCTGCTGCGTTTCAGCAGTGACGCgtctcgatgacgccacttgctgccgacaagtgatgtcatcgagaggcgtcgctgccgaaatgcagaaattcggcagcatttcggcggatgctccaccgccagcCAGGATGCgggcgttggggacccctggactcgatgacctcctgagatctcttccaaccctaatcttctatgattctgtggtcaAGCCTTTCTGATGTAAAGTAAAATGAAGCAAATGTCAGGCTGTGAGCAGAAGACAGGCCCTATTATAAAACATCCCTGCTGGATCACAGaacctggcaagaacagggctgatattgcaaaaacacaCCCATTTCTGAAAAGTACCTGGCACAGGACATTCATGCAAACACATTCTACAAGTGTGATACCAGAACACCCTGATACGAAGTGCAGTATGAACACATTCCtcaaagataacaggaacacattGGTCTCTCTTACAGATAAgtcaggatgacagcatgatgTATAGAGacgttttgatcaaaccaacacaTACAGCGTGGTAACTAACCACTTCGGGGCAATACATTACTTTTTTTATCAGTGTTTAAAAGAGGTCTTAGAGGGAGTGTCTTTGTTGGGCCAGATCTCCAGGGAATGGAAAGTACTGCCATTCACTAAGCTGGTCCATAGTGATGATCATATATGTGTTAGTGGTCCTGTAGGGTCTACAGGATACTGGGACTGTGCTTCATTAATAATAAACCTAGCCAGGTGCCTTCACTATTGAATGAAGTGTTATGGTCTTATGGGGTGGTCTGATCCAGATGTGGTGTACCGGCTATCtgctcagagctgggacagcatacCGAAAGAACACACCCAGAGCCAACTACTGACAACACTAGTGACCCAAACTGCTGATCTGGTAAGTAAACAAGCTGTCCTATGCAGCAATCGTGAGCTaacatgcagggctggtgcaaggatattttgcgccttaggcgaaacttccaccttgcgcgcccctcccccttctctcaccccggagcatcacttattataagctttcaaaaatgaatactgcataatgtggcattattaattagaattaatacagagagggaggatttggcccatgaaaCAATAACTGTATTAAGATGCGGCctgtgaaaaagtttgagaaaccttgACTTAAATTTCTTTGGTGACATGATGTAATATTCTGTATTGCCAACTTCAAACATTCAGAACTCATGAGCTGAGTCTCCACAAAATGACTcaatatctgacctatcagtcctcatcctcaaaggaaacctgcaaaacacttttcaaaagatgagcctgggagtttGAATTAGccagaccaggggtcggcaacctttcagaagcggtgtgccgagtcttcatttattcactctaatttaaagtttgcgtgccagtaatacattttaacatttttagaaggtctttttctataagtctataattaaactattgttgtatgtaaagtaaataaggtttttaaaatgtttaagaagcttcatctaaaatgcagagccctcccggaccggtggccaggacccgcgtagtgagtgtgccactgaaaatcagctcacgtgccacctttggcacgcgtgccataggttgcctacccctgagctagacaTTGAAAATCATGATCTTCataaagatactggatttatggttaaTTACAACAATTTGCAACCCACTAATCTCCCCTTTTGTCCTGGGATTACAAGGGAGTTAATGTGctatttcaccttgaatggtccccttgaatatgtgttaactcctcgtgctaaactatctgttagaTCTAGTGTTTAGCTGTGACGCTATTAGTACCTTttcagacctgaagaactctgtgtagctcaaaaacttgcccctctcactaacagaagttggtccaataaaagatatcacctcacccactttATCTCTTTTAAATAATGTGACAGCACAAAGGATTgtataaggccatggctacactagagagttgcagcgctggtgagggggttacagcgctgcaacttaggatgtggccacacttgcaaagcacggccagcgctgcaactccctgattgcagcgctggctgtacacccggtcgagcctcgggtgtagcgattccagcgctggtgatccagcgctggtcagcaagtgtggaccccaccagcgcttttattgacctccggggtataaggaggtatcccagcataccttttaagcctctctggtaatcctgcacactccactaccctgggctcagctgaccccacctttaaatgccccaggaatttttaaaatccccttcctgtttgctcagccaggtgtggagtgcaatcaatcaatcaatcaatcagcgaccatgcctccacgccccagacgagccccagcatggaacagttctgagctgcaggacctcatcagtgtttggagtgaggaagctgtgcaagcacagctgcgctccagccggagaaattatgatacctatggacagatatcacagtccttgctgagaaggggccatgaacgggatgcgttgcagtgcagggtaaaaattaaggagctgcgcagtgcttactgcaaagcccgtgagggaaatcgccgctcaggagctgcccccacaacctgccgtttttacaaggagctggatgccatacttgggtgtgaccccactgccaatcctaggagcacgatggagagttcagagcagggagaagtgggggagggtgtagaggaagccgagagtgaggctactggggtggagggagacaccccggagtcccaggaggcatgcagccaggagctcttctcaagccaggaggaggctagccagtcgcagcagcaggaagttgctggtgaggaagaaactgaggagcgtgctTGGGGTAaggagatttttatgttttgggagaggagggtttgggttatggctgcctgcatgcatgcctaaacgtggaatagcccattgatttgctctatcacgtctctgtaatcggcctcggtaatctcttgaaaagttgcagccagagcgtgggcaatgtgctttcgcaagtttatcgggagagccaccgtggtccttgtcccggtcaggctaactcgtccgatccactgtgcagcgaggggtggggggaccatggctgcacacaggcaagctgcataggggccagggcggaatccacattgttgtagaagaccctccctctcttcccaggtaacacgcagcagtgatatatctggcagtaggaaaccctgttgagaatttagggatacttcagtgcagggcgccaggttcgcggtctccccacaccccttgcagcaggtagccagccccgcggtgcgttccggtctccctcccccttccagcaggtagccagccccgcggtgcgttccggtctcccccctgccttccagcaggtagccagcaccgcggtgcattcccccaccccccagcaggccggcagttccgcggaccgcccccccccgccagcagctcgccaccttcatgttccctactgtcccctgtgcaggccaccagctacctcctcgacccagtgcagataaaccccagtgagccatcagtcagttccccctcccaggtgaagtcggggcagaaacactctcCCCATTGCTCGACATGCCTtcacttccctggcctctctgtgttatgttaggtatgtgggaatgatgctacaaaaagtctacaaactccttcactgtgtgataataaacaatgtagcctctgtgtattacatgtttctatctatgttttttttagtgaccttgactaatgcagccggatcaccggcctcacgtcgcttgcagaacttgagaaaaaatccgcgaaaatcaaaagaagaattgatcaaagcagttatgattcactacaacagagaaagtaggaagacgcaggaatggagagagaaaatgtatgagtggaggcaaacacaaagcaggagaaaggaattggctaccaaaaaaacctcaaagcacatgataagcctcctggctcgccaaactgactctttcgagtctctcgtagccatgcaggcagatctgtaccgtggtaacccacaaccctcccaaagctctctttcttgttccccagtatttgcacaaaacacctttctccagcagccagtttcttattacccccagctgcccccaacacctgtatgatcacctaccagccctgataactacaattcttaccctgtgcactccacccccattactctgcagcatagtaatcctgaagtgcagcagacattgaacagcaatccaaacaggacatattcaaacctctgaatgtacagtccaccaccctaaccctcctggccttttatgtactgtactttgaataaaggattttatggcttttacaatactttttattattgcagaaagtggtaaatactgtaccccaaggtagaaaggagcacagcaaaggcaccaaacattactgttggctctcagcatcaaattgctcccttgaggcatccctaatccttgaagccctttcctggtcctctctagtagccctgctctctggctgtgcaaattcatcctctaggtgtcgaacctcggaggtccattcctcactgaatctttcacccttcccttcacaaatattatggagggtacagtacgcggatataacagtggagatgctgctttcccccaaatctagcttcccataaagacacttccagtgggctttcaaacggccaaaagcacactccacagtcattctgcaccggctcagcctgtagttgaaccggtccttgctcctgtcaagcttccctgtatatggtttcatgagccaaggcattaaggggtaagcggggtctccaaggatcacagtgggcattttgacgtcccctactgtgatcttgcggtctgggaaaaaagtcccggccctcagcttcctgaacagggcactgttccgaaagatgcgtgcatcatgcacctttccgggccatcctgagtaaatgtcagtgaaacgcccacggtgatccacaagcgcttgcagaaccacggagaaataccccttgcgattaacgtactctgatgccaggtggggtggtgcca
This region of Gopherus flavomarginatus isolate rGopFla2 chromosome 22, rGopFla2.mat.asm, whole genome shotgun sequence genomic DNA includes:
- the LOC127039131 gene encoding zinc finger and SCAN domain-containing protein 29-like isoform X2, which codes for MPPRPRRAPAWNSSELQDLISVWSEEAVQAQLRSSRRNYDTYGQISQSLLRRGHERDALQCRVKIKELRSAYCKAREGNRRSGAAPTTCRFYKELDAILGCDPTANPRSTMESSEQGEVGEGVEEAESEATGVEGDTPESQEACSQELFSSQEEASQSQQQEVAGEEETEERAWG
- the LOC127039131 gene encoding zinc finger and SCAN domain-containing protein 20-like isoform X1, coding for MPPRPRRAPAWNSSELQDLISVWSEEAVQAQLRSSRRNYDTYGQISQSLLRRGHERDALQCRVKIKELRSAYCKAREGNRRSGAAPTTCRFYKELDAILGCDPTANPRSTMESSEQGEVGEGVEEAESEATGVEGDTPESQEACSQELFSSQEEASQSQQQEVAGEEETEERAWVTLTNAAGSPASRRLQNLRKNPRKSKEELIKAVMIHYNRESRKTQEWREKMYEWRQTQSRRKELATKKTSKHMISLLARQTDSFESLVAMQADLYRGNPQPSQSSLSCSPVFAQNTFLQQPVSYYPQLPPTPV